In Rhodopirellula islandica, the following proteins share a genomic window:
- a CDS encoding RNA polymerase sigma factor, whose amino-acid sequence MNFSTSAAVADSKVDSGSVFTSEPVAEQTDEQLVAKYRTSGRRDIYETLMRRYEREIYAYLRRYIGNAEMAEDAFQGTFLQVHLKCNQFDLTRRFRPWLYAIATNQAIDVQRRNKRHRMVSLDRPASGQDDDRGGSWSEKLEGAITDPLAAASKEENGRWVHDAVESLGEPMQQVVELVYYQGLKYREAAEILGIPVGTVKSRLHAAVNRLSGLWDDSHDGEQDANEPSGI is encoded by the coding sequence ATGAACTTTTCAACTTCCGCAGCGGTCGCTGATTCGAAAGTGGATTCGGGAAGCGTCTTCACCAGCGAACCCGTGGCTGAACAAACCGACGAGCAATTGGTCGCGAAATATCGCACCAGCGGCCGTCGCGATATCTACGAAACCTTGATGCGGCGTTATGAACGCGAAATTTACGCGTATTTGCGTCGTTACATCGGCAACGCTGAAATGGCGGAAGACGCTTTTCAAGGCACCTTTTTGCAGGTTCACTTGAAGTGCAACCAGTTCGACCTGACCCGTCGTTTCCGACCTTGGCTGTACGCCATCGCGACCAACCAAGCGATTGATGTCCAGCGTCGCAACAAGCGTCACCGAATGGTCAGCTTGGATCGTCCTGCCAGCGGTCAAGACGACGACCGTGGCGGCAGTTGGTCTGAAAAGCTGGAAGGTGCCATCACCGATCCATTGGCCGCAGCGTCCAAAGAAGAAAATGGTCGCTGGGTGCATGACGCAGTCGAATCACTCGGCGAACCCATGCAGCAAGTCGTTGAATTGGTGTACTACCAGGGCCTGAAGTACCGCGAAGCAGCGGAAATTCTGGGGATCCCAGTTGGCACCGTGAAAAGTCGTTTGCACGCCGCCGTCAATCGTTTGAGCGGCTTGTGGGACGATAGTCACGACGGCGAGCAGGATGCCAACGAACCATCAGGGATCTGA
- the rsmA gene encoding 16S rRNA (adenine(1518)-N(6)/adenine(1519)-N(6))-dimethyltransferase RsmA → MSDEFDPNPPSAPPQPPARSGNASRGSRQTATYLSKRLTAAGLRPVSKYGQNFLIDLNLVELIARSAKIGPHDIVLEIGTGVGSLTSIMATQAGAILTVEIDQNLFQLASEELAPFPHVKMIQGDALKNKSTFRDDIMESIREAKSRLPEDSKFMLVANLPYNVATPIVSNLLHQDPPPDRIVVTIQKELGERMVAGPGSKDYGALSIWIQATCRAEIVRILPPTVFWPRPKVDSAIVRLDVDHERRNAIPDLKYFHQTVRALFFHRRKFLRSVVISAMKGRLEKPAIDEILGRLKHGETARAEELNLEQISELVEALRQAELANEST, encoded by the coding sequence ATGAGCGACGAATTCGATCCCAATCCTCCCAGCGCACCGCCCCAACCTCCGGCTCGCTCGGGCAATGCGTCTCGCGGTTCACGCCAAACCGCGACGTATCTGTCCAAGCGTCTGACCGCCGCCGGTTTGCGCCCGGTGTCGAAGTACGGCCAGAACTTTTTGATCGACTTGAACTTGGTCGAGCTGATCGCTCGATCGGCCAAGATCGGCCCTCACGACATTGTGCTGGAAATTGGCACGGGAGTCGGGTCGCTGACATCGATCATGGCGACTCAGGCCGGCGCGATCTTGACCGTCGAAATCGACCAAAACCTTTTCCAACTGGCGTCCGAAGAACTGGCGCCGTTCCCGCACGTGAAGATGATCCAAGGCGACGCGCTCAAGAACAAAAGCACGTTCCGTGATGACATCATGGAATCGATTCGCGAAGCCAAGTCACGTTTGCCCGAAGACAGCAAGTTCATGTTGGTTGCGAACTTGCCTTACAACGTCGCGACGCCGATCGTCAGCAATCTGCTGCACCAAGATCCACCACCAGATCGGATCGTCGTCACAATCCAAAAGGAGCTGGGCGAACGGATGGTCGCTGGTCCAGGGTCCAAGGACTACGGCGCGCTCAGCATTTGGATTCAAGCCACATGCCGCGCTGAGATCGTTCGCATCCTTCCACCCACCGTTTTTTGGCCGCGTCCCAAAGTGGACTCAGCGATCGTGCGACTCGACGTGGATCACGAGCGCCGCAACGCCATTCCGGATCTGAAGTACTTTCACCAAACCGTTCGAGCGTTGTTTTTTCACCGTCGCAAATTTTTGCGAAGCGTTGTGATCAGCGCCATGAAAGGACGCCTCGAAAAACCTGCCATCGACGAGATCCTTGGTCGCCTGAAGCATGGCGAAACCGCCCGTGCAGAAGAGCTGAACCTGGAACAGATCTCCGAATTGGTGGAAGCGCTCCGGCAAGCAGAATTGGCCAACGAGTCGACTTAG
- a CDS encoding riboflavin synthase, whose protein sequence is MFTGLVESVGQLSAVVEQPPGRRLVIAAPSFRDEDPAQDVKLGDSIAINGCCLTVIEIDGNDLAFEAGEETLHRTNLGELTAGSTVNLERSLAVGDRMGGHYVTGHIDCVGQLIERVDDPPWANLKFSVPPPYSQQIVSKGSIAIDGISLTVVDVGEDHFTVALIPHTLDVTTLGGRQVGDRINLETDLLAKYVQRTLQFGNANDQPSADTVASPPNTPWSPQS, encoded by the coding sequence ATGTTCACCGGTCTTGTCGAATCCGTGGGTCAACTTTCTGCCGTCGTGGAACAACCACCCGGCAGACGCCTGGTGATCGCCGCCCCCTCCTTCCGGGACGAAGATCCGGCTCAGGATGTGAAGCTGGGCGACAGCATCGCGATCAACGGCTGCTGCCTGACCGTCATCGAGATCGACGGCAACGACTTGGCTTTCGAAGCCGGTGAAGAAACCCTTCATCGAACCAACCTGGGCGAGCTAACGGCCGGGTCCACAGTCAACCTGGAACGGTCGCTGGCCGTGGGTGATCGCATGGGCGGCCACTACGTCACCGGCCACATCGACTGCGTCGGCCAATTGATCGAACGAGTCGACGACCCACCGTGGGCCAATCTGAAGTTCTCCGTCCCACCTCCTTACTCGCAACAGATTGTTTCGAAAGGCAGCATCGCGATCGACGGGATCAGTTTGACAGTCGTCGATGTGGGAGAAGACCACTTCACGGTCGCCCTGATCCCTCACACGTTGGATGTGACCACCTTGGGAGGTCGCCAAGTCGGGGACCGAATCAATCTGGAAACCGACTTGTTGGCCAAGTACGTGCAACGAACATTGCAGTTCGGAAATGCCAACGACCAACCCAGCGCCGACACCGTCGCGTCCCCCCCCAATACACCATGGAGTCCACAATCATGA
- the eno gene encoding phosphopyruvate hydratase, which translates to MTLIESIHARQILDSRGNPTVECEVTLMDGAAGRAAVPSGASTGMHEAWELRDGDKSVFMGKGVTTAVKNVNTKIADALEGMDATDQAAVDQAMIELDGTPNKKELGANAILGVSLAVAHAAAASTNQPLFRYLGGAGARMLPAPMMNIINGGEHADNGVDIQEFMVMPLGFERFSDALRCGTEIFHNLKKVLSDKGYSTAVGDEGGFAPDLKSNQEALDVIMTAIDKAGYKAGEQVWIALDSASTEFYDKASGKYSLDSNQMSGDEMVDFLAGWCEKYPICSIEDGCDEDDWETWKKLTTKIGDKVQLVGDDLFVTNVERLQRGIDEGIANSILIKVNQIGTMTETIDAIQLAHRNGYTSISSHRSGETEDSTIADLAVAMSTGQIKTGSASRSDRMAKYNQLLRIEELLGDAAQYGGPLFAKRITG; encoded by the coding sequence ATGACACTGATCGAATCGATTCACGCTCGGCAAATCTTGGACAGCCGCGGCAACCCAACCGTCGAATGCGAAGTCACGCTGATGGACGGTGCCGCCGGTCGCGCCGCCGTGCCCAGCGGAGCCAGCACCGGGATGCACGAAGCCTGGGAACTGCGAGACGGCGACAAGTCCGTCTTCATGGGCAAAGGCGTCACGACCGCTGTCAAAAACGTCAACACGAAAATCGCCGATGCCTTGGAAGGCATGGACGCAACCGACCAAGCTGCGGTTGACCAAGCGATGATCGAATTGGACGGCACGCCCAACAAAAAAGAACTCGGTGCCAACGCCATTCTCGGCGTTTCGCTGGCCGTCGCTCACGCTGCTGCGGCTTCGACCAACCAGCCTTTGTTCCGCTACCTCGGTGGTGCCGGTGCTCGCATGTTGCCCGCCCCCATGATGAACATCATCAACGGTGGTGAGCACGCCGACAACGGCGTCGACATCCAAGAGTTCATGGTGATGCCATTGGGCTTCGAACGCTTCAGCGATGCACTGCGTTGCGGAACCGAAATCTTCCACAACCTGAAAAAGGTTTTGTCGGACAAGGGTTACAGCACCGCGGTTGGCGACGAAGGTGGTTTTGCACCTGACCTGAAGAGCAACCAAGAGGCTCTCGATGTGATCATGACCGCGATCGACAAAGCGGGCTACAAAGCCGGCGAACAAGTTTGGATCGCCTTGGATTCGGCATCGACCGAGTTCTACGACAAGGCGTCTGGCAAGTACTCGCTGGACAGCAACCAAATGTCGGGCGATGAAATGGTCGACTTCTTGGCCGGTTGGTGCGAGAAGTATCCTATCTGCAGCATCGAAGACGGATGCGACGAAGACGATTGGGAAACCTGGAAGAAACTGACGACCAAGATCGGTGACAAGGTCCAATTGGTCGGCGATGACTTGTTCGTCACCAACGTGGAGCGTCTGCAACGCGGCATCGACGAAGGGATCGCCAACAGCATCCTGATCAAGGTCAACCAAATCGGAACGATGACCGAAACGATCGACGCGATCCAACTCGCTCATCGCAACGGTTACACCTCGATCAGCAGCCACCGCAGCGGCGAAACCGAAGACTCCACCATCGCTGACTTGGCCGTTGCCATGTCGACGGGCCAAATCAAAACCGGATCGGCCAGTCGCAGTGACCGGATGGCCAAGTACAACCAATTGCTCCGCATCGAAGAATTGCTGGGTGACGCGGCTCAGTACGGCGGCCCTTTGTTCGCCAAGCGAATCACCGGCTGA
- a CDS encoding Trm112 family protein — translation MITPDILPILRCPADGGQLLLADEPLIQRVNQAIAEGAARDQLDERVTDPIEGGLINSQSDRLYPIRGGIPTLIVDEAIGLAGIGEGE, via the coding sequence ATGATCACACCGGATATCTTGCCTATTCTGCGCTGTCCAGCAGACGGCGGTCAGCTCCTCTTGGCCGACGAGCCCCTCATCCAGAGGGTCAATCAAGCGATTGCCGAAGGCGCCGCGCGTGATCAATTGGACGAACGCGTGACGGATCCCATTGAAGGCGGGTTGATCAATTCTCAATCCGATCGGCTGTACCCAATCCGCGGCGGTATCCCGACACTGATCGTCGACGAAGCGATCGGATTGGCGGGAATCGGCGAAGGGGAGTAG